In bacterium, a single window of DNA contains:
- a CDS encoding cation acetate symporter has translation MDLQTLTYLVVGASFALYIGIAIASRASSTGEFYVAGGGVHPVANGLATAADWMSAASFISMAGLIAFLGYDGSVYLMGWTGGYVLLALLLAPYLRKFGKFTVPEFIGERYESQTARVVAVVCLILISFTYVAGQMRGVGIVFSRFLEVPIGVGLLIGMAIVFVYAVLGGMKGITYTQVAQYCVLIFAYTVPAVFISLQVTGQPLPQVAMASTVEGTDGVPLLVQLDQVVTDLGFAAYTVGSKSRTDVFFITLALMIGTAGLPHVIVRFFTVPRVRDARMSAGWALLFIALLYTTAPAVGALARLNLTETIQKGPVFEATANLRYEDRPAWFRTWEDTGLLAFTDRNGDGRIQYYDDTNAAFAAEAARHGWAGNELRVDRDIIVLANPEIAGLPDWVIALVAAGGIAAALSTAAGLLLVISAAVSHDLLKGVFRPDIGESGELKAGRTATAVAILFAGYLGYNPPGFVAEVVALAFGLAAASLFPAILLGIFSFRVNKQGAIAGMLAGLFFTLGYIVWFKGIVIQPMAADVAENWLFGISPEGIGAVGAGLNFAVALGVSAWTPPPSDDVHALVERIRVPS, from the coding sequence GTGGATCTCCAGACCCTGACCTATCTCGTCGTGGGTGCCTCCTTCGCCCTCTACATCGGGATCGCGATCGCGAGTCGCGCCAGCAGCACCGGCGAGTTCTACGTGGCTGGCGGCGGGGTCCATCCCGTCGCCAATGGGCTCGCCACCGCCGCCGACTGGATGTCCGCAGCGTCCTTCATCTCGATGGCGGGACTGATCGCGTTCCTCGGCTACGACGGCTCGGTCTATCTGATGGGATGGACGGGCGGCTACGTCCTGCTGGCACTCCTCCTCGCGCCCTACCTGCGCAAGTTCGGGAAGTTCACGGTCCCGGAGTTCATCGGCGAACGCTACGAGTCCCAGACCGCCCGCGTCGTCGCCGTCGTCTGCCTGATCCTCATCTCCTTCACCTACGTGGCCGGGCAGATGCGCGGGGTCGGGATCGTGTTCTCGCGCTTCCTCGAGGTCCCGATCGGCGTCGGTCTGTTGATCGGCATGGCGATCGTCTTCGTCTACGCCGTCCTCGGCGGCATGAAGGGCATCACGTACACCCAGGTCGCCCAGTACTGCGTGCTGATCTTCGCGTATACGGTCCCCGCCGTATTCATCTCCTTGCAGGTCACCGGACAACCCCTGCCGCAGGTCGCGATGGCGAGCACGGTGGAAGGCACCGACGGCGTTCCGCTGCTCGTCCAGCTCGACCAGGTCGTGACGGATCTGGGCTTCGCCGCCTACACGGTGGGGTCGAAGAGCCGGACCGACGTCTTCTTCATCACCCTGGCGCTGATGATCGGGACCGCCGGCCTGCCCCACGTGATCGTGCGTTTCTTCACCGTCCCCCGCGTGCGCGACGCGCGCATGTCCGCCGGCTGGGCACTGCTCTTCATCGCGCTGCTCTACACAACGGCCCCCGCCGTCGGCGCCCTCGCCCGGCTCAACCTGACCGAGACGATCCAGAAAGGACCCGTCTTCGAAGCGACGGCGAATCTCCGCTACGAGGATCGCCCCGCGTGGTTCCGGACCTGGGAGGACACGGGGCTTCTCGCGTTCACGGATCGGAACGGGGACGGGCGGATCCAATACTACGACGACACGAACGCCGCCTTCGCCGCCGAGGCCGCGCGCCACGGCTGGGCCGGCAACGAGCTCCGGGTCGACCGGGACATCATCGTGCTCGCGAACCCCGAGATCGCGGGCCTGCCCGACTGGGTGATCGCCCTGGTGGCCGCCGGCGGGATCGCCGCCGCCCTCTCGACCGCCGCCGGGCTCCTGCTGGTGATCTCGGCCGCCGTCTCCCACGACCTGCTGAAGGGCGTCTTCCGCCCGGACATCGGCGAGTCCGGGGAGCTCAAAGCGGGTCGGACCGCGACCGCCGTCGCGATCCTCTTCGCCGGCTACCTCGGCTACAACCCGCCGGGCTTCGTGGCCGAGGTGGTCGCCCTCGCCTTCGGCCTCGCCGCCGCCTCTCTCTTCCCGGCCATCCTCCTCGGAATCTTCTCCTTCCGCGTGAACAAGCAGGGCGCCATCGCCGGCATGCTCGCCGGCCTCTTCTTCACCCTCGGCTACATCGTCTGGTTCAAGGGAATCGTCATCCAACCGATGGCCGCCGACGTCGCCGAGAACTGGCTCTTCGGGATCTCTCCGGAGGGGATCGGCGCCGTCGGGGCGGGCCTCAACTTCGCCGTCGCCCTCGGCGTGTCCGCGTGGACGCCCCCGCCCTCGGACGACGTCCACGCGTTGGTCGAACGGATCCGCGTGCCGAGCTGA
- a CDS encoding M23 family metallopeptidase, which produces MRVADLVPTLALVLLSGAVGPLADAAAASTEETSEWTCHDRVCLRTVRRGEFVTFQIQSRRKASTWIVVEPTTLENLRPLQPLPFALRAEPGGRYDAGVAAIVDQRRAYAHETKFTMLRGNPNAVHDDSRHYRMPFGGGTRRGISQGYNGKFSHKGLGAYALDFPMPWGTPILASRGGVIVEVINDMVASGTRTGEFEKDNRVVIEHRDGTFAIYAHLRHGGPARVGQRVRQGDLIGLSGDTGFSTGPHLHFEVFKLRRDGKRQTIPVKFWNGTPRGFTPVAGLVYKPGCPSSGGSQCMPGELAFESPREGPSPAAPAQAAPARASRRAADGACHCANGAVLHVDLPCNLVCGR; this is translated from the coding sequence ATGCGCGTCGCCGACCTCGTCCCGACCCTGGCTCTCGTCCTCCTCTCCGGTGCCGTCGGCCCGCTGGCGGACGCCGCGGCGGCGTCGACCGAGGAGACGTCCGAGTGGACCTGCCACGATCGGGTGTGCCTGCGCACGGTGCGCCGCGGAGAGTTCGTGACGTTCCAGATCCAGAGTCGGCGCAAGGCGTCGACCTGGATCGTCGTAGAGCCGACGACCCTCGAGAACCTCCGCCCGCTGCAGCCCCTGCCCTTCGCCCTCCGCGCGGAGCCCGGCGGGCGCTACGACGCGGGGGTCGCGGCGATCGTCGACCAGCGACGTGCCTACGCCCACGAGACGAAGTTCACGATGCTGCGCGGGAATCCGAACGCCGTCCACGACGACTCGCGTCACTACCGCATGCCCTTCGGCGGCGGGACGCGGCGCGGCATCAGCCAGGGCTACAACGGCAAGTTCAGCCACAAGGGGCTCGGCGCCTATGCCCTCGACTTCCCGATGCCCTGGGGCACGCCGATCCTGGCGAGCCGCGGCGGCGTGATCGTCGAGGTGATCAACGACATGGTCGCGAGCGGAACGCGAACCGGGGAGTTCGAGAAGGACAACCGGGTCGTGATCGAACACCGCGACGGGACCTTCGCGATCTACGCGCACCTGCGACACGGCGGCCCCGCCCGGGTCGGACAGCGCGTTCGACAGGGGGACCTGATCGGCCTCTCCGGCGACACCGGCTTCTCGACCGGCCCGCACCTCCACTTCGAGGTCTTCAAGCTCCGGCGCGACGGCAAGCGACAGACGATCCCGGTGAAGTTCTGGAACGGGACGCCGCGCGGATTCACGCCGGTCGCGGGCCTCGTCTACAAACCCGGCTGTCCGAGCTCCGGGGGGAGCCAGTGCATGCCCGGCGAGCTCGCCTTCGAGAGCCCGCGCGAGGGTCCGAGTCCGGCCGCGCCGGCGCAGGCAGCGCCGGCGCGAGCGTCCCGACGCGCTGCGGATGGCGCGTGCCACTGCGCCAACGGGGCGGTCCTCCACGTGGACCTGCCCTGCAACCTCGTCTGCGGACGCTAG
- a CDS encoding PEP-CTERM sorting domain-containing protein: protein MIRRILLLTLLFCASSGAARAETAAGFHALGDLPGGAFASRTLDLSADGRFVVGASIVDEFDREEGFRWDADAGLVALGDLEGGARVSRATAISGDGRVVVGTSQSSSGKEGFRWSASEGMLGLGDLPRGIFSNDAIGVSRDGSVAVGTAQAIRSVRTWPRAFRWTRDTGMVDLGSLEGGRPSSRADDVSADGKSIVGGASSERGWQATLWREGEAPRGLGDLSGGAFESKARGIAPDASVVVGVGTSARGPEAFRWSVRGGLRGLGDLAGGAHDSEALAVSQGGRWIVGRGTTKRGSEAFVWSRTRGLRSVEAVAGANGIDIPKDWHLERAEAISDDGRTIAGTGRNPEGATEAWVIVLPPAPAD from the coding sequence GTGATTCGACGGATCCTCCTCCTCACGCTGCTCTTCTGCGCTTCGTCGGGTGCGGCTCGCGCGGAGACGGCCGCGGGCTTCCACGCGCTCGGTGATCTCCCGGGCGGCGCCTTCGCCAGCCGGACCCTCGACCTGAGCGCCGACGGGCGCTTCGTCGTGGGCGCGTCGATCGTCGACGAGTTCGATCGCGAGGAGGGCTTCCGTTGGGATGCCGACGCCGGTCTGGTGGCCCTCGGCGATCTCGAGGGCGGCGCGCGAGTGAGTCGCGCGACCGCGATCTCCGGCGACGGTCGCGTCGTGGTCGGGACCAGCCAGTCCTCCTCCGGCAAAGAGGGCTTCCGCTGGAGCGCGAGTGAAGGAATGCTCGGCCTCGGCGATCTGCCTCGCGGCATCTTCTCGAACGACGCGATCGGTGTCTCCCGGGACGGATCCGTCGCGGTCGGTACGGCCCAGGCGATCCGCAGCGTCCGGACCTGGCCGCGCGCGTTCCGCTGGACCCGCGATACGGGCATGGTCGACCTCGGAAGCCTCGAGGGTGGACGTCCGAGCAGCCGCGCAGACGACGTCTCGGCGGACGGAAAGAGCATCGTCGGGGGCGCGAGCTCCGAGCGCGGGTGGCAGGCGACCCTCTGGCGCGAGGGCGAAGCGCCGCGCGGACTCGGCGACCTCTCCGGAGGCGCCTTCGAGAGCAAGGCGCGCGGCATCGCGCCGGACGCGAGCGTCGTCGTCGGGGTCGGGACGAGCGCGCGCGGGCCGGAAGCCTTCCGATGGAGCGTTCGAGGCGGCCTGCGGGGCCTGGGCGACCTCGCCGGAGGCGCCCACGACAGCGAGGCGCTCGCGGTCTCGCAGGGCGGCCGATGGATCGTCGGGCGCGGCACGACGAAGCGCGGGAGCGAGGCCTTCGTCTGGTCGCGAACGCGTGGCCTCCGCTCGGTCGAGGCCGTCGCAGGCGCGAACGGGATCGACATCCCGAAGGACTGGCACCTCGAGCGCGCCGAGGCGATTTCCGACGACGGACGAACGATCGCCGGGACGGGGCGAAACCCCGAGGGCGCGACCGAGGCCTGGGTCATCGTCCTCCCGCCGGCCCCCGCCGACTAG
- a CDS encoding cytochrome P450: MSESLVFNPFSYEMHEDPYPTYARLRDEAPCHHNAEMDFWTLSRFDDVLEGYRDWERFTSTKGVALEEVGSGSAPSMIGMDPPVQTRLRKLIVREFNPKRVGALEPRIRALTTRFLDELVESGACDLIERFAARLPSDVISTLLGAPSEDHESLRTWTETMMHREDGVSSISPAASEASGNLLRYFADLIQRKRKKPGADLISGLVEAELEGRRLDDREILGFCFLLISGGNETTEKLIANTVHQLSRHPAQKAAIVEDPGWIPAAIEESLRFRSPTQYMVRAATRDVGLHGRTIPAGDRVVLLIGAANHDPRRFDEPNRFDLHRNAVQHLAFGFGPHFCLGARLARLEARVAMEEIHARLPDYEVDESGVSVVHAGNVAGLATLPIRFSPSAPIGSA; the protein is encoded by the coding sequence ATGTCCGAGTCCCTGGTCTTCAATCCCTTCAGCTACGAGATGCACGAGGATCCGTACCCGACCTACGCGCGGCTTCGGGACGAGGCCCCCTGCCACCACAACGCGGAGATGGACTTCTGGACCTTGTCGCGCTTCGACGACGTCCTCGAAGGCTACCGGGACTGGGAGCGCTTCACGTCGACGAAGGGCGTGGCCCTCGAAGAAGTCGGGTCCGGAAGTGCGCCGTCGATGATCGGGATGGATCCGCCCGTCCAGACGAGGCTCCGCAAGCTGATCGTCCGGGAATTCAACCCGAAACGGGTGGGGGCGCTCGAGCCGCGGATCCGCGCATTGACGACCCGCTTCCTCGACGAGCTCGTCGAGTCCGGGGCGTGCGATCTGATCGAGCGCTTCGCGGCGCGCTTGCCCTCCGACGTGATCTCGACGCTTCTCGGCGCGCCGTCCGAGGATCACGAGTCGCTCCGGACCTGGACGGAGACCATGATGCACCGTGAGGACGGCGTGTCGTCGATCTCCCCCGCAGCTTCCGAAGCCTCGGGGAATCTGCTTCGCTACTTCGCCGATCTGATCCAGCGGAAGCGGAAGAAGCCGGGGGCGGACCTGATCTCCGGACTGGTCGAGGCGGAACTCGAGGGCCGGCGGTTGGACGATCGCGAGATCCTCGGTTTCTGCTTCCTGCTCATCTCCGGCGGCAACGAGACGACGGAGAAGCTGATCGCGAACACCGTGCACCAACTCTCCCGTCATCCGGCGCAGAAGGCCGCGATCGTCGAGGACCCGGGGTGGATTCCCGCGGCGATCGAAGAGTCGTTGCGCTTCCGCAGCCCGACCCAGTACATGGTCCGGGCGGCGACCCGCGACGTCGGGCTACACGGACGCACGATTCCCGCCGGCGATCGCGTGGTGCTCCTGATCGGTGCCGCGAATCACGACCCGCGCCGCTTCGACGAGCCGAATCGCTTCGATCTCCACCGGAACGCCGTGCAGCATCTCGCCTTCGGTTTCGGCCCCCATTTCTGTCTCGGCGCACGGCTGGCGCGACTCGAGGCGCGCGTCGCCATGGAGGAGATCCACGCCCGGCTGCCCGACTACGAAGTCGACGAGTCCGGTGTGAGCGTCGTCCATGCCGGGAACGTGGCCGGGCTCGCGACGCTCCCGATCCGCTTCAGTCCGTCGGCGCCGATCGGTTCGGCTTGA
- a CDS encoding DUF4212 domain-containing protein produces the protein MRKTTYWQDNLRLVGLCLAVWFLVSFGFGILGLDWLNRIEWGGLQVGFFFAQQGSIYVFVALIFFYAWRMGKIDHEHGVEED, from the coding sequence TTGCGCAAGACCACCTACTGGCAGGACAACCTGCGTCTCGTGGGGCTCTGCCTCGCCGTCTGGTTCCTCGTGTCTTTCGGCTTCGGGATCCTCGGTCTCGACTGGCTGAACCGGATCGAGTGGGGCGGCCTGCAGGTCGGCTTCTTCTTCGCCCAGCAGGGCTCGATCTACGTCTTCGTCGCGCTGATCTTCTTCTACGCCTGGCGCATGGGGAAGATCGATCACGAGCACGGCGTGGAAGAGGACTAG